Proteins found in one Mytilus edulis chromosome 2, xbMytEdul2.2, whole genome shotgun sequence genomic segment:
- the LOC139512308 gene encoding uncharacterized protein, translating to MGKQGSKLLCGCGRKNTRPKKIIYHPSDEPELDIQQKGALLKDQDDDVTVSKIELHTTTDCDTDRISIQLAEKTSKSVGLIMGYLTYGTGFRVGEKYVMTSLHFVKDICSFGGIFKESNLESPDVYICFGYTDKFKEDSRIFHFRGQMQYANEELDVAILELTERDNKSLPPKIPCSIDSNYDCLFSVVGQSYSIPNQITDYNIKILQKDMNVINKARAWSLDMFYENGYIGLDDPNVELCYCKYQFGMDGSPGIVPILQEKGLSPEESKRQINLQIAQNECSQEIRRDDESQRHKVSTSFKETQYVKYDDHSDSVLNINAQNMQSNESDSDNEITYVKMVAHRNNAAVSKSNLDRLSMHINHTEKVRSDDDQRCCSVNKSVTYQTMPLSDDSNKPTSKDISVDSNQLEVVSVDKSPNLDGFNLCLTQQENDTDDRKDKDPVIEVNFLAEEPNVNKEYLSILSVDDTHTDHGMNDANECPSNEQSVQKNIRIDINDNNYNNKLADTENFTTSNDNSATKSACYNLTPSDCSRKDFNDDARCSGNDIYLCSEKDSLETMVRDEKTIDVSVEMDRKVQNDRLQESSSIQQIVVEDENTFKLDGTNHQESHVDNDYESSDLDGNQIVLIETEQTEELEEISFKGHCTSVDEETSDSEKSISNTAVYEPVVVFMVLRGYPTFYYKDKRSVKMEELVTSDKLVNAGVTMKSVYDHMKQYHIYRELCADIFVSKKLRIGLENTRVVYN from the exons ATGGGGAAACAAGGAAGTAAATTACTTTGTGGCTGTGGACGAAAAAATACCCGTCCTAAGAAAATAATATATCATCCGTCAGATGAACCAGAGTTGGATATACAGCAAAAAG GTGCATTATTAAAAGATCAAGATGATGACGTAACAGTTTCAAAAATTGAATTGCATACAACAACCGATTGTGACACGGACAGAATCTCAATACAACTTGCTGAAAAGACATCTAAATCTGTTGGTCTGATAATGGGATACCTAACCTACGGTACCGGATTCCGAGTTGGAGAGAAATATGTAATGACATCGCTACATTTTGTGAAAGACATATGCA GTTTTGGTGGAATATTCAAAGAATCAAATCTTGAAAGCCCAgatgtttatatatgttttggttaTACAGATAAGTTCAAGGAAGATAGTCGTATTTTTCATTTTCGTGGACAAATGCAATACGCAAATGAAGAACTGGATGTTGCAATATTGGAACTGACAGAGAGGGATAATAAGTCATTACCTCCAAAGATACCATGCAGCATAGACTCTAACTATGATTGTTTATTTAGTGTAGTTGGGCAATCGTATAGCATCCCAAACCAGATCACtgattacaacataaaaatattacagaaagaTATGAATGTTATCAACAAGGCTCGAGCTTGGAGCTTAGATATGTTTTATGAAAATGGATATATTGGTTTAGATGACCCTAATGTTGAATTATGTTACTGTAAATATCAATTCGGTATGGATGGTTCTCCTGGTATTGTTCCTATATTACAGGAAAAAGGGTTGTCACCCGAGGAGAGTAAAAGGCAAATTAATTTACAAATAGCTCAAAATGAATGTTCACAAGAGATTCGTCGTGATGATGAATCTCAACGGCACAAAGTGTCAACTTCATTCAAGGAAACGCAATATGTCAAATATGATGACCACTCTGATTCAGTGTTAAATATCAATGCACAAAACATGCAAAGTAACGAATCAGACTCTGACAATGAAATAACGTATGTAAAAATGGTCGCCCATCGAAATAATGCGGCGGTTTCTAAATCCAATTTGGATAGGCTTTCCATGCATATCAATCATACTGAAAAGGTCAGATCTGATGATGATCAGAGATGTTGTAGTGTCAATAAAAGCGTTACATACCAAACCATGCCCCTTAGTGATGATTCGAATAAACCCACATCAAAAGACATTTCAGTCGATTCAAATCAGTTAGAAGTAGTTTCGGTTGATAAATCTCCAAACTTGGATGGTTTCAATCTATGTTTAACGCAGCAAGAAAATGATACAGATGATCGAAAAGATAAGGATCCGGTCATTGAAGTTAATTTTCTCGCAGAAGAGCCCAATGTGAATAAAGAATATTTGTCAATCTTATCAGTTGATGATACACACACTGACCATGGAATGAATGATGCAAACGAATGCCCCTCAAATGAACAGTCAGTTCAAAAAAATATACGAATAGATATCAATGATAACAATTATAATAACAAATTAGCTGATACCGAAAACTTTACAACGAGTAATGACAATTCAGCAACTAAAAGTGCATGTTACAATTTGACCCCTTCAGATTGTTCACGGAAGGATTTTAATGATGATGCAAGATGTAGTGGCAATGACATATATCTGTGTTCGGAGAAAGATTCATTGGAAACAATGGTTAGGGACGAGAAAACTATTGACGTTTCTGTTGAAATGGACAGAAAAGTGCAAAATGATAGGCTTCAGGAATCGTCTAGTATTCAACAAATAGTAGTTGAAGACGAGAATACATTCAAACTGGATGGAACTAACCATCAAGAAAGCCATGTGGATAATGATTATGAATCATCAGATTTGGATGGTAATCAAATTGTATTGATTGAAACTGAACAGACTGAAGAGTTAGAAGAAATAAGCTTCAAAGGTCATTGTACATCTGTTGATGAAGAAACATCGGATtcagaaaaatctatttcaaacACAGCTGTTTATGAACCAGTTGTCGTTTTCATGGTATTAAGAGGTTATCCTACTTTTTATTACAAAGATAAAAGGTCAGTTAAAATGGAGGAACTTGTCACAAGTGATAAACTAGTAAACGCTGGTGTTACCATGAAATCTGTTTATGATCATATGAAACAATACCATATTTACCGCGAACTCTGCGCCGATATATTTGTGTCGAAAAAACTGCGAATTGGGCTTGAAAATACACGTGTTGTTTACAACTAA